gtcattgtgttcctgcactaggctgagtgtcattgtgttcctgcactaggctgggtgtcattgtgttcctgcactaggctgggtgtcattgtgttcctgtactaggctgggtgtcattgtgttcctgcactaggctgggtgtcattgtgttcctgtactaggctgggtgtcattgtgttcctgcactaggctgggtgtcattgtgttcctgcactaggccgggtgtcattgtgttcctgcactaggccgagtgtcattgtgttcctgcacagACATGCGTACTTGTGTTAAAACGAGGTGTCTCTCCGCTACTTTAAGTCTGcctcccagatggcaccctattccctacatagtgcactaactTTGACCAGAGTGCAATGGaccctgttctaaagtagtgtccCACCTGGAACGCAGGCCCAGATGGATCAACAGCTGTCTGGAGCTAAAGCAAGAGAGATgttaacccccccaccccaccctacaTAGGTCACCACGTCTGACCAGAGCCCCCGGGTGGTCTATAGAGCCCCCGGGCGGTAAGCTCAGCGGTGTGAACAGACTGACCTGTAAGTGCTGTCGGTCCATAAAGAGGAAGACCGACTGAGTTGGGTTGTTCATAACCATTCCAGCCTTGTCCCTCCGGCCGACAGCATGCAACAACTGCTTCTCGTAGTCTCCATGATGAAACTCAAACTTGGCCTGTGgataaacaaaacacaaaatacataTTGGATACTTAATAAAATGGACGTTCACCATGACTGGCCCTCAACGTAACAGTATAGAATACtacttgtggttagagtgtagaggtggcagggtagcctagtggttagagtgtagaggaggcaggtagcctagtggttagagtgtagaggaggcagggtagcctagtggttagagtgtagaggtggcagggtagcctagtggttagagtgtagaggaggcagggtagcctagtggttagagtgtagaggaggcaggaaagcctagtggttagagtgtagaggtggcagggtagcctagtggttagagtgtagaggaggcaggtagcctagtggttagagtgtagaggtggcagggtagcctagtggttagagtgtagaggtggcagggtagcctagtggttagagtgtagaggtggcagggtagcctagtggttgagagtgtagaggtggcagggtagcctagtggttagagtgtagaggaggcagggtagcctagtggttagagtgtagaggtggcagggtagcctagtggttagagtgtagaggaggcaggtagcctagtggttagagtgtagaggcggcagggtagcctagtggttagagtgtagaggtggcagggtagcctagtggttagagtgtagaggcggcagggtagcctagtggttagagtgtagaggtggcaggggtagcctagtggttagtgtagaggtggcagggtagcctagtggttagagtgtagaggaggcaggtagcctagtggttagagtggcagggtagcctagtggttagagtgtagaggaggcagggtagcctagtggttagagtgtagaggaggcaggtagtctagtggtt
This sequence is a window from Oncorhynchus gorbuscha isolate QuinsamMale2020 ecotype Even-year unplaced genomic scaffold, OgorEven_v1.0 Un_scaffold_7636, whole genome shotgun sequence. Protein-coding genes within it:
- the LOC124029772 gene encoding uncharacterized protein C6orf62 homolog, coding for MVNVHFIKYPICILCFVYPQAKFEFHHGDYEKQLLHAVGRRDKAGMVMNNPTQSVFLFMDRQHLQTPKTKATVFKLCSLCLYLPQDQLTCWGVGDIEDHLLPYMPD